The Roseofilum capinflatum BLCC-M114 nucleotide sequence ATCGCAGTTTGCCCCAGTTCAATGTCGGTATAAAGTCTATGTGATTGATGAATGTCACATGCTGAGTACGGCGGCATTTAATTCCTTGCTGAAAACCTTGGAGGAACCCCCTGATCGGGTTGTTTTTGTCCTCGCGACTACCGATCCGCAACGGGTATTACCTACGATTATTTCCCGGTGTCAACGGTTCGATTTTCGCCGTATTCCCCTAGAGGCGATGGTCAATCATTTAACCCATATTGCCACTCAAGAGGCGATCGCCATTACTGACGAAGCCATCACCCTAGTCGCTCAAATTTCCCAAGGAGGACTCCGGGATGCCGAAAGTTTACTCGATCAACTGAGTTTATTAGTCGGTTCCGATGACTTAACGGAAGTAGGTTCCGAACAGGTTTGGGACTTAGTGGGGTCAGTACCAGAGCGAGATTTATTACAGTTATTAGAAGCAATTAGTCAACAGAATCATGCTGATATTCTAGACTTAGCCAAAAGTATCTTAGATCGGGGTCGAGAACCCTTAACCCTGCTCCATAATTTAACCAGTTTTTACCGGAATTTGCTGATTGCTAAAACTGCACCAAAACGGCAAGATTTAGTCGCCCTCACTGCTTCCACTTGGCAACAACTGATCGACTTATCCCAACACTTTAGCGTCCCCCAAATTTTAGCCGCTCAAACCCATCTGCAAGAGAGCGAAACCCAACTCAAAAATACCACCCAACCGCGCCTCTGGTTAGAAGTCACTTTATTAGGCTTACTTTCAGCCAACCAACCCCCAGTACAAGCAACTTCTGCACCCGTTGTTAACGCTCCTGCTCCTACCCCTGCTCCCAGTATTTCTCCTACACCCAAACCCGCCATTTCTCCAGCGCCAAAACCAGTTGAACCCCCCAAATCTAATCCCCAACCTTCCCCCGTTCAGGATACGCAATCCCCTGAACCAATCACTCCAGTTAATTCAGATAACTTAGAACAGGTTTGGCAAACGGTAATTGATAACTTAGAATTGCCCGGAACAAAGGTCTTAATTTCCAAGCATTGTGTTTTATTGAAATTACAAGATCATACAGCTCAGATTGGTATTAACAAAAAGGGAGCGCAAAAGTTAGTTAAAGGAGTTCAGCCCCAACTGCAAGAAGCATTTAAGAAAACATTTAATCATCCCTTGAGTTTGAACTTTCAGTTACTCGATGGCACAGAAAAAAAAACGCCTCTCAATCCACCTCCTCCAGCCCAAAAACCAGAGATTGAGCAGACATCTGTGGGGATGCGATCGCCAGCTCCTGCACCCAATTTAGAACAAGAACGGGAAAAGCAGCAAGTTAAACAAGCCGCAGAACAATTCGCCAACTTTTTCCGGGGAGAACTGATTGATCTTCCTGAAAAAGTTTCCCTACCTCAACCCAACAACTCCGAGGATGACTCTTCCTATTTAGAATCAGTGGATGAAGAGGGTGAACTCGAATTTTAGTCAATCGATAGATAATGCCCTCTCTCTAAATCTCTCTCCCACGGGAGAGAGACTTCTGATGTTGTCCTCTCTCTCAATCTCTCTCCTACGGGAAAGAGACTTCTGATGTTGCCCTCTCTCTAAATCTCTCTCCTACGGGAGAGAGACTTCTGATGTTGCCCTCTCTCTAAATCTCTCTCCCACGGGAAAGAGACTTCTGATGTTGCCTTCTCCCCATCCCTCTAAACCCAATCTTCATCTTCCGAGGGGTTAGAGTTGGGACGCTCCCAGTCGGTTGTGTCTTGCCCTGGCTTCGCAGGGGGAGGTGGAGAAGGAGATGGGGGGGGGCTTCCGTAGGGGGGAATAATCACCCGATAGTCGGCATCATAAACCGTGTCCTTCGGTTTTTCGGTTGGGCGCTCTGGGGGTTGGGGACGACTGCGATAAGTGTTCCCGCTCTCTTGGTCTCCATTGCCCCAAGTTACAGGATTAGAGCGTTCTTCTTCCCATTCTTGGGGAGGTTTAGAGGCTTGTTCCCAATCGTCTTCTGAATCAACCGATGAATCAACAGAGTCTTGAGATTTAGAAAAGAAGTTCTTACGGCTGGAGCGCTGAGTGGGTGGTGTCGAAGTGCGGTTAGCCTTCTGGGTTGAGCGGGGTTCTGGCTCGTCTGTATAGTCTCTATAGTCCCTGACTGACTTCGAGCTTTGTAAGATGATGGTAATCAGCCGAGAACTAATCAATCCCAGGGTAAAGGCAATAAAGAGCCAAATACCGAGGGGGAGAGAGGGCAATTTTCCTCCCAAGAACACCACGGGCATTAAGGGGGTCAAATTTTGCGCTACAACGAGAAGACTGACCCCTAGAACTCCCAATAGCACTGTTTTTTGATTCATCTGCCTATTTTAACCTTTCCTTCGGTTACTGAGGGAAGTCGAAGTGCCTTGCCAACGGTTGAGAGGAACGCAATCAATGGCAAATTGATCTAAGGCTCTGGCAACGACAAAATCTACTAAGTCTTCAATGGTTTGAGGATTATGATACCAAGCGGGAATCGCGGGCACAATTTTGACACCAGATTCCGCTAGGGTGGTTAAGTTTCGCAAGTGGATGACGCTTAGGGGGGTTTCCCTAGGGACGATGACCAGTTTACGCCCTTCTTTGAGCTGTACATCGGCGGCCCTCTCTAGTAAATCTGAACTTAGGCCTACGGCTAGTTTAGCGGCAGTGGACATACTACAGGGCATCACTAGCATACCTTGAGTTCGGAAGGAGCCACTGGCGATCGCCGCCCCGACATTTTGCCAAGCATGACAAGTTAACTGTCCCTTCTCGGTTTCTCCCGCTTGTTCTCGCCAAAATTGGCTTTGTTTTTGCCCGTCTCCAGGCATGGTAATTTGTTGTTCCGCTTGCCACACTTGATAAGTGGCTTTGGAGGCAACTAACTCAATGGTATAGTCTGCCGCTAACAGGTATTTCAAGGCGCGAACGGCATAGATTAGGCCAGAGGCTCCAGAGACTCCCAGGATTAAGGGTTGGTTCATGATTAATCGAGATGGGGGAGGATGGGGGAGATGGGGAGGCTAAGATCCTATTACCTATTACCCATCACCCACCCATTACCCATTTCCTAGTTATAGTAATCGTCTTCGTCTTCGTCTTCGTCGTCGAAGGTATCGGGACTATAGCTTCCGCCACTGATGGCTACTAAGTCAATTTGTTGACGATAGTAGTCTACACTTTTAACTTGGACTTCGACGCGATCGCCTAATCGATAGTGATTGCGATTTTTTCGCCCAATCAGCATCTGTTGACGGCCGCGATATTCATACCAGTCATCTTTGAGGGAGCTGACATGCACCAGGCCTTCCACTAACACATCTTCGAGTTCGACAAAAAAGCCGTAGGACTGAACTCCGGTAATCACACCGTGGAAGATTTCCCCAGTATGGGATTTCATAAACTCGGCTTTTTGTAAGCCATCCAGGTCGTCTATGGCTTCTTGGGCGATGCGCTCAGTTTCGCTCAAATGGGCGACAATATTACTAAATTGCTCTTCTAGCTCCCCTTGGGTATCGGGGGGCAGCACATTCCAGTTAATTTTCCCATGACAGCTACTGCTAATCAGGTCTACCCCTTCTTTAGCACGAGCATTGCGGCGATCGCGACCT carries:
- a CDS encoding DNA polymerase III subunit gamma/tau; the protein is MTYEPLHHKYRPQTFAQLVGQEAIAQTLSNALNRNKIAPAYLFTGPRGTGKTSSARILAKSLNCIQAQGPTATPCGKCEICASITKGSSLDVMELDAASHTGVDNIREIIERSQFAPVQCRYKVYVIDECHMLSTAAFNSLLKTLEEPPDRVVFVLATTDPQRVLPTIISRCQRFDFRRIPLEAMVNHLTHIATQEAIAITDEAITLVAQISQGGLRDAESLLDQLSLLVGSDDLTEVGSEQVWDLVGSVPERDLLQLLEAISQQNHADILDLAKSILDRGREPLTLLHNLTSFYRNLLIAKTAPKRQDLVALTASTWQQLIDLSQHFSVPQILAAQTHLQESETQLKNTTQPRLWLEVTLLGLLSANQPPVQATSAPVVNAPAPTPAPSISPTPKPAISPAPKPVEPPKSNPQPSPVQDTQSPEPITPVNSDNLEQVWQTVIDNLELPGTKVLISKHCVLLKLQDHTAQIGINKKGAQKLVKGVQPQLQEAFKKTFNHPLSLNFQLLDGTEKKTPLNPPPPAQKPEIEQTSVGMRSPAPAPNLEQEREKQQVKQAAEQFANFFRGELIDLPEKVSLPQPNNSEDDSSYLESVDEEGELEF
- a CDS encoding flavin prenyltransferase UbiX, yielding MNQPLILGVSGASGLIYAVRALKYLLAADYTIELVASKATYQVWQAEQQITMPGDGQKQSQFWREQAGETEKGQLTCHAWQNVGAAIASGSFRTQGMLVMPCSMSTAAKLAVGLSSDLLERAADVQLKEGRKLVIVPRETPLSVIHLRNLTTLAESGVKIVPAIPAWYHNPQTIEDLVDFVVARALDQFAIDCVPLNRWQGTSTSLSNRRKG